The following is a genomic window from Paenibacillus thiaminolyticus.
GAAAAGAGGCATCATCGGGAACCAAGAGGCAGCGTCGTATCCTGGAGACGTCGTTGCTTCCTAGGTTGACCTCGTGGGCAGACCTCCTGGGGTTGAGCGTGTGGAGGGAATTGCTGCGTTTTTACAGGAATTTCGGCCCAATGAGTCCACTTCCTGAGAAATTCCTGCAAATCTACATCATTTGAGTCCCTTTTGCTCCAAGTCGAGGTGAATCGGGGGAAATTCCTGCAGTTTTGCAGGATTGCCCTTTTGGTGAAGCGGTGCAAATCAAATTGCTGCATTTGCGCAGGATTTCGCTTACTGAAGAGGCGTGTCTAGTGAAAAGAGGCATCATCGGGAACCAAGAGGCAGCGTCGTATCCTGGAGACGTCGTTTCTTCCTGGGCTGACCTCGTGGGCAGACCTCCTGGGGTTGAGCGTGTGGAGGGAATTGCTGCGTTCTTACAGGAATTTCGGCCCAATGAGTCCACATCCCGATGAATTCCTGCAAATCTATATCATTTTAGTCCATTTTGCTCCAAGTCGAAGTGAATCGGGGGAAATTCCTGCAGTTTTGCAGGATTGCCCTTTTGGTGAAGCGGTGCCTATCGAATTGCTGCATTTGCGCAGGATTTCGCTTACCGGATAGGCGTGTCTAGTGAAAAGAGGCATCACCTGGAACCAAGAGGCAGCGTCGTATCCTGGAGACGTCGTTGCTTCCTGGGCTGACCTCGTGTGCTGACCTCCTGGGATTGAGAGTGTGGATGGAATTGCTGCATATGCGCAGTAGTTCGCTTACTGAATAGGCGTGGTACAGTTTTACCGGGTTTTGCTTTCTGGATAAGCGTGTCTAAAGAGAAATTGTACAGTTTTCGGGGTTTCGCCTACCGAAAGGCGTGTCTAGAGAAAACGTGGAGTTTGCCGGGTTTCGCTTACTGAATAGGTGTATCTAGAGAAATCGTGCAGATTGCCGGATGTCGCCTGCCGAAGAGGCCTACCTAGGCAAACTGTACAGATCTGTAGCATTTCCCGTACTGACTATGGCCGGGCAGGAGAACTGCAGTATTGAAGCTTTTCGGGCAAGCCGACCCTATCCGGCCTGCATGACGCCCGGGTTAACTGGCCTCGTGCACGTGCGAATAAGGCCAAGGGAACGCCGCAGAACGCACACAGAACGCGACGTGCCCTAACGGCGAGCGTATTCCGGTGAATAGCACTATTCCCTGGAATAACGCGAAGGATTTCATCCGCCCCATCGGAATGCGTTCCTACGCGCATAGAATCACCCAGGAAAGGTCACCTTATGTGACAGGTTACCAGATCGAATGCTTCATCGCTCAGGGCATGACCTTTGTCGAAATGTATTTGTGGAGTGGACATTCATTCGTTTGTAAAATTACTGAAATTAATTGAAAACAAAGTGCGGATTCCTGCAACCTTTCCTTGACAGGGGTAAGGCGCTTTGCTAAGATTGCAATTAATATATTGAGAGAGAGTATTCTAATCAGCGGACAAGCCCGTCATTACAAGGGTTTGTCCGCTGAGTGCAACTTTACATTAAGGGAGGAACTTACTGGTGTGGGAGTCTAAGTTTGCAAAAGAAGGACTAACGTTTGACGATGTGCTATTGGTGCCTCGTAAATCGAATGTATTGCCACGGGAAACAGATGTATCTACGCAGTTGAGCAGCAAAGTAAAGTTGAACATTCCGATGATTAGTGCAGGGATGGATACCGTAACGGAAGCGCCGCTGGCGATCGCGATTGCGCGCGAAGGCGGAATCGGCATTATTCACAAAAACATGTCGATCGAACGCCAAGCGGAGGAGGTTGACCGCGTCAAGCGTTCAGAGAGCGGGGTTATTACGAATCCGTTCTCGCTGTCTCCCGAGCATACGGTAGAAGAAGCGGACCAGCTGATGGCTAAATACCGGATCAGTGGTGTTCCGATTGTGAACGAGCAGCATAAGCTGGTCGGGATTTTGACGAATCGTGACTTGCGCTTCGTACATGACTACAACATTCAAATCAAGGAAGTCATGACTCATGAGAATCTGGTGACCGCACCCGTCGGCACAACTCTTCCAGAAGCAGAAATCATTCTTCAGCAGCACAAAATTGAGAAGCTGCCTCTGGTGGACGAGACGAACACGCTGAAAGGCCTCATTACGATAAAAGATATCGAGAAAGCAATCCAATACCCGCAATCGGCCAAGGATGAGCAAGGACGCTTGCTCTGCGGCGCCGCAATCGGCATCTCCCAAGATTCGTTCGATCGGGCGGCAGCGTTGGTGCAAGCTGGCGTAGACGTCATCGTCGTCGATTCGGCGCATGGCCATCACATCAATATTATTGAAGCGGTACGGAAGCTGCGCGAGCTGTATCCGGAGCTGACGATTGTCGCCGGGAATGTGGCGACTGGCGAAGCGACGCGCGACCTGATCGAAGCAGGCGCTTCGGTGGTCAAGGTCGGCATCGGGCCGGGCTCCATCTGTACGACTCGGGTTATCGCCGGTATCGGCGTTCCGCAGATTACGGCGGTGTATGACTGCGCCACGGTTGCACGCGAGTATGGCATCCCGGTCATCGCCGACGGCGGCATCAAGTACTCCGGCGACATTACGAAGGCGATCGCGGCAGGGGCATCGGCTGTCATGCTGGGAAGCCTCCTGGCTGGCACAGAAGAGAGCCCGGGCGAATCGGAGATTTACCAGGGCCGCCGCTTCAAGGTATACCGCGGCATGGGCTCCCTGGGCGCGATGAAGAAGGGCAGCAAGGACCGTTATTTCCAAGACAGCAGCAACGAGAAGAAGCTCGTGCCGGAAGGCATCGAAGGCCGCGTCGCTTACAAAGGGCCGCTCGCTGATACCATTCATCAATTGATGGGCGGCTTGAAGGCAGGCATGGGGTATTGCGGTACGCATAATCTGACAGAGCTGCAGAACGATACGCATTTTGTCAAAATATCGGGTGCCGGCCTTCGTGAAAGCCATCCGCATGACGTGCAAATTACGAAGGAAGCGCCAAATTATTCCTTGTAAAATATTAATATCCCGTTTTATCGGCAAAAGAAGGCAGGGTCCAACACCCTTGCCTTTTTTTTGTCTGTCCCGCTGTGATAGAATAACATATGGATTCAATGGGAGAGGAGATGACGATAGTGTTGAAACAACAAGACGCGACAAAAAAAGGCAAGTGGAAGCGCATCGTCGCTTTTGCAACGGCTTGCCAGATACTTACATTCACGCTGCTTCCTTCGGCTGGCATGGTTGCTGCCGAAGCTGCTGCACAGACGGCAGAGAAAGGGGAAGCCGCAGCGAATAAGGGCGAGTCTGCGTCTGCGGTGAAGACGACCAAGGAGTCGCTCAAATTGGAAGTAACATCGGCTATTCTAATGGAAGCTAGCACAGGACAAGTGCTTGTAAATATTGATTCGAATACCCCTAAGCCTCCGGCCAGCATGACCAAGATGATGACGGAGTACATCGTCATGGAGAAGGTGAAGAACGGGGAGTTGTCATGGGACGAAGAGGTCACGACATCCGAGCATGCTTCTCTGACGCGAGGCTCACGCATCTTCCTGGCGCAAGGGGACAAGCATACGGTTCGGGATCTATATATCGCGATGGCGATCGGATCGGCGAACGATGCGACGGTAGCGCTTGCGGAGCGGATCGCGGGAACCGAGAAAGAGTTCGCGAACCTGATGAACGAGACGGCGAAGAAGCTGGGCATGACGACGGCGCACTTCATCAATTCGACCGGATTAGGCCGGGAGGATATGCCGGAGAAGTTCCGTCCAGAAGGTACGGATGAGACCGTCATGTCCGCCATGGACGTGGCGAAGCTCGTTCGTGCGATTGTCATCAAGCATCCGGAATTCCGGGACTTTACGACGATCCAGGAATATAAGTTCCGCGAGCGCGACGAGACGCCGATTCAAAATCTGAACTGGATGCTGGAAGCGAATAAGAATATTCCGAACTTCAAGCGGTATGCGTATCCAGGCCTCGACGGGATGAAGACGGGATTCACGAACGAAGCGGGCAACTGTTTTGCCGGAACGGCGGAACGGGATGGCATGCGCCTCATCTCCGTCGTCATGGGCACGGATATTAACGATAAAGGAAAACGGTTCGTAGAAACCGCCAAGCTGCTTGATCACGGGTATAACAACTATGAAGTCCAGTCCGTCGTAGCTCCGAAGCAGGCGGTGGACGGCGTCGCAGCGGCTCCGATTAAGAAGGGCGTCTCGACCGAGGTGCCTGTTGTGCCTGAGACCGGCGTCAATTTCGTCGTGGCGAAGGGGGCCAGCACGGAAGGCAAAGTTACGCATGAAGAGAAGCTCACTCCGGCCAACGAGCTGGTTGCGCCAATCAAGAACGGGCAGAAGGTCGGAACGATTACGTTCACGTACAAAGATAACGGCTTGGAGCAGAAGAAGACCGTAAATTTGATTGCCTCGGAAGAGGTGGAAAAGGGCAGCTGGTGGCGGTTATTTTTCCGGGCCATCGGAGAATTTTTCGTTGATTTGTTCCAATCCATCAAAAATTTGTTCTAAAGGACGATTTTGGCCGTTCCGGCCAGGCAATTCCGACAAAATCGGTTGTGTATTCCCTGTTCTATCATGTACAATAGGGGGATAGACCATTACGGTTGGCCCGATAGGCTGCAGCAGGGGATGCTGAAGAATCCTCCGGGCATCATTACGATAGTAAATGGCGGGAGGCAGGCATAATGGAAACAGGTACAGCTCGTGTTAAACGTGGAATGGCAGAAATGCAAAAAGGCGGCGTCATTATGGACGTCATGAACGCGGAGCAAGCAAAGATTGCGGAAGCGGCCGGCGCTACGGCAGTCATGGCGCTGGAGCGAGTTCCATCGGACATCCGCGCCGCAGGCGGCGTCGCACGGATGGCGGATCCTACCATTGTAGAGGAAGTCATGAAGGTTGTCTCCATCCCTGTTATGGCGAAGGCCCGCATTGGCCATTACGTAGAAGCCAAAGTGTTGGAATCGCTTGGCGTTGACTATATTGACGAATCCGAGGTATTGACTCCAGCGGATGAAGTGTATCACATTGACAAGCAAGCGTTCACGGTGCCTTTCGTCTGCGGAGCGAAGGATCTGGGCGAGGCGCTGCGCCGCATCGGCGAAGGGGCGGCCATGATTCGCACGAAGGGCGAGCCGGGAACGGGGAACATCGTAGAAGCCGTGCGTCATATGCGCTTCATTAACAGCCAGATTCGCAAAGTTCAAAATTTGTCGAAGGACGAGTTGTATGCGGAAGCGAAAAATCTGGGCGTATCTTACGAGCTGCTGCTTGAGGTGCATGAGAACGGCAAGCTGCCGGTCGTCAACTTCGCGGCGGGGGGTGTCGCTACACCGGCTGACGCGGCTCTGATGATGCATTTGGGGGCAGACGGCGTATTCGTAGGCTCCGGCATTTTCAAATCCGACAGCCCGGAGAAATTCGCGCGCGCTATCGTGGAAGCGACAACCCACTTCGAAGACTTCGCGCTGATCGCGGAAGTATCGAAGAACCTGGGCACGCCGATGAAGGGGATTGAGATCTCCAAGCTGGCGCCATCCGAGCGCATGCAGGATCGCGGCTGGTAAGAAGGAAGGGAACAGGTATGAATATCGGGGTGTTGGCCCTGCAAGGGGCCGTCAGAGAGCATATGCGAAGCCTGGAAGCCATCGGAGTCACCGCGTTAGCCATCAAGCATCCCGAACAGTTGCAGGAAGTCGAGGGATTGATTATTCCCGGCGGAGAGAGCACGACGATCGGGAAGCTGATGCGGAAATACGGCTTCATGGAGGCGATCGGTGCTTTTGCCGCCCAGGGGAAGCCGCTTTTCGGCACATGCGCCGGACTCATCGTGCTGGCCAAGCGCATCGCCGGCCAGGGCGGGGCTGAAGAACCGCATCTGGCGCTAATGGACATCACGGTGCGCCGTAATGCGTTCGGACGGCAGCGCGAGAGCTTCGAGACCGACTTGGACGTTATCGGGGTGGATGAGCCGGTCCGGGCGGTATTTATCCGGGCTCCCCTTATTACGGAAGCTGGTCCCGGCGTGGACGTGCTGTGCAAAGTGAATGAAGAGATTGTTGTCGCCAGACAAGGCCATTTGCTGGCCTGCTCTTTCCACCCGGAGCTGACGGATGATGTTAATCTTCATCGTTATTTTGCAGATATGGTTAAACAGAGCGGAATTGCAGCAGGATAAAGATAGAACGCAATGAAAAAAACACCTTGACTTGCGATTCCTTCAAGGGACAGGTTAAGGTGTTTTTAATGAATCAGTCATAGAGGCAGAATCGGTGCTCCTTGCTTCGTGGAAGGGGCAATCGCCCTTTCTGCATGCGTAGGAGGAATCGGTAGTGTTAGATACCAAAGTATTGCGAAATGAGTTTGCACGGGTAGAGCAAGCGCTGGAGCAGCGAGGCAAATCGAAAGAGATGATCGTCGAGTTCCCTGAACTGGATGCTCGCCGCAGAGAGATGCTGCAGGAGACGGAGCAGCTGAAGAACCGCCGCAATGTCGTCTCTCAAGAAGTGGCGAAGAAGAAGAAGGCGGGAGAATCCGCCGATGATCTGATTGCCGAAATGCGCGAGGTTGGGGACCGCATTAAGGAACTGGATGAGGAAATCCGGAACATCGATGCCCAGATCGTCGAGATGACGCTGGCTATCCCGAACGTTCCGCATGAGAGCGTGCCTGTCGGCCTGAAGGAAGAGGAGAATGTGGAGATTCGACGCTGGAGCGAGCCGACATCCTTCTCCTTCGAGCCGAAGGCGCATTGGGATGCAGCTCAAGACTTGGGCATTCTTGATTTTGAAGCGGCCGCCAAGGTAACCGGTTCGCGCTTCGTCTTCTATAAGAAGGCCGGCGCGCGTCTGGAGCGGGCGCTTATCAGCTTCATGCTGGATGTACATACGATGCAGCATGGCTATGAAGAAATTTTGCCGCCGCTCATCGTCAATCGGGACAGCCTCATCGGAACGGGACAGCTTCCGAAGTTCGAAGAGGATCTGTTCAAGCTGGAAGGGACGGACTATTTCCTGATCCCGACGGCGGAAGTGCCCGTTACGAATCTGCATCGGGATGAGATTCTGAACGTGGAGGATCTGCCGCGGTACTACACGGCCTACAGCGCTTGCTTCCGTTCCGAAGCCGGTGCGGCAGGACGCGATACCCGCGGGCTTATCCGCCAGCATCAGTTCAATAAGGTTGAAATGGTGAAGCTGGTGAAGCCGGAAGACTCCTATGAAGAACTGGAATCGCTCACCCGCCACGCCGAGAACATCTTGCAGCAGCTTAAGCTGCCTTATCGCGTCATGGCGCTGTGCACGGGCGACCTGGGCTTCAGCTCGGCGAAGACGTATGATCTGGAAGTATGGCTGCCGAGCAGCGGTACCTACCGCGAAATCTCCTCCTGCTCGAACTTCGAAGACTTCCAGGCACGGCGCGCGAACATCCGCTTCCGCCGCGATGCGAAGTCGAAGCCGGAGTTCGTTCATACGCTGAATGGGTCGGGACTCGCGATCGGCCGTACGGTCGCCGCGATATTGGAAAATTACCAGCAGGCAGACGGCAGTGTCCTCATTCCGGATGTGCTGCGTCCGTATATGGGTGGATTGGAACGTCTGACTCCGTAACCAAAAATATACAGTTGCGTGATGAATTCAATCATGCTAAAATATAGACTGTCCGACTTGAATCGGGCAGTCAACCAATGGAGAGGTACCGAAGCGGTCATAACGGGGCGGTCTTGAAAACCGTTAGGGTGCAAGCCCACGTGGGTTCGAATCCCACCCTCTCCGCCATTATAGTCATGATAATGAAGCCTTTGCCGATACCGGCAAAGGTTTTTTGCATATACCGGCAATGGACGTATTTTGGAGATGACGCCGGCATAGTATAAAATCGTGGTCCGCGCCACACACTGTAAAGGAATAGTGGAGGTGTGGTCATGAACGACAAGGATATCGTACAAGTGGATCAACATCAGCTTGTGGCTGCATGGCAGCAAACGTTGACGAACAAATTAGAGCCGGGCAACAAAGCGACCGTTCTGCCGGATGCCGCGAATCCGCAAGCATTTCTCATTCATATCGACAGTGACGGACGTACGAGCTACACATTCGACTTCCATTGCAGCTATGTCGACTCGAGGGAGATTGATCTGCAGCTAATCGATGTCGAGCGCGACGGCGTGCATATTGACGAACGGACGCAACCGGTGCAGGAGATGGCGCAGGATTACATGAGACATATTCATGAATGCGCCCAGCATCTTCATGATCTGACCCATCATGGCGATACGACGGTGAACGGAGGGTAATGATGAACACACGAGATAAGGATAAAAATTTGAGCAATGTGATTGAAGATCTCGAGACGGCCCCGGCCAATTCGCATCATGCGCAGCAGATTCAGCAGGATCGCAATGACCGGAGGCATCAGGATGCGTTGAATCATGACAAGCCTACCGATCTGGAGCATTATTAAAACTTTTTGAAAGGAACGTGGTTTTCAATGAATAAGCCCAAAACTGTCCCTGTTCCCGCTGCGGAGCAGCCGGTCCGCCATCATGAAGCGGAAGGCCGCAAAGCAATTCAAGAGCCGCTGTCGGGCTCAAAGAAGGTCAAGACCGCCAATCATGTAAGCCATAATAACCCGGAAGGCTGACCTAATCATCGAATCGCAAGCCTTCATACGTAAGTGATTTCACGGCTTTCTTCCCCCATCGGGAGGAGGCCGTTTTTTGATCCGCTCATTAAGAGATTGAAAAATTTTTACCAACCGTAACCTAACCATGCTCTATTCCGATATAATAATAGGTACGACATAATAGAGAGGTGAATGCGATGACAGACTCCCCGAAGGAACAATCCGGATTTGCAGAGCAATCGCAGCGCACTTGCGATGAGCAAGCCGGCGCAGAACATAATAGCAACGCCATGTTGGCAGCGTCCATTCCAGGAATAGACCCTGCGGCGGCCGTCGCGGCGCTGCAGCCGTCTTACCAG
Proteins encoded in this region:
- the guaB gene encoding IMP dehydrogenase codes for the protein MWESKFAKEGLTFDDVLLVPRKSNVLPRETDVSTQLSSKVKLNIPMISAGMDTVTEAPLAIAIAREGGIGIIHKNMSIERQAEEVDRVKRSESGVITNPFSLSPEHTVEEADQLMAKYRISGVPIVNEQHKLVGILTNRDLRFVHDYNIQIKEVMTHENLVTAPVGTTLPEAEIILQQHKIEKLPLVDETNTLKGLITIKDIEKAIQYPQSAKDEQGRLLCGAAIGISQDSFDRAAALVQAGVDVIVVDSAHGHHINIIEAVRKLRELYPELTIVAGNVATGEATRDLIEAGASVVKVGIGPGSICTTRVIAGIGVPQITAVYDCATVAREYGIPVIADGGIKYSGDITKAIAAGASAVMLGSLLAGTEESPGESEIYQGRRFKVYRGMGSLGAMKKGSKDRYFQDSSNEKKLVPEGIEGRVAYKGPLADTIHQLMGGLKAGMGYCGTHNLTELQNDTHFVKISGAGLRESHPHDVQITKEAPNYSL
- a CDS encoding D-alanyl-D-alanine carboxypeptidase family protein, coding for MTIVLKQQDATKKGKWKRIVAFATACQILTFTLLPSAGMVAAEAAAQTAEKGEAAANKGESASAVKTTKESLKLEVTSAILMEASTGQVLVNIDSNTPKPPASMTKMMTEYIVMEKVKNGELSWDEEVTTSEHASLTRGSRIFLAQGDKHTVRDLYIAMAIGSANDATVALAERIAGTEKEFANLMNETAKKLGMTTAHFINSTGLGREDMPEKFRPEGTDETVMSAMDVAKLVRAIVIKHPEFRDFTTIQEYKFRERDETPIQNLNWMLEANKNIPNFKRYAYPGLDGMKTGFTNEAGNCFAGTAERDGMRLISVVMGTDINDKGKRFVETAKLLDHGYNNYEVQSVVAPKQAVDGVAAAPIKKGVSTEVPVVPETGVNFVVAKGASTEGKVTHEEKLTPANELVAPIKNGQKVGTITFTYKDNGLEQKKTVNLIASEEVEKGSWWRLFFRAIGEFFVDLFQSIKNLF
- the pdxS gene encoding pyridoxal 5'-phosphate synthase lyase subunit PdxS; the protein is MMETGTARVKRGMAEMQKGGVIMDVMNAEQAKIAEAAGATAVMALERVPSDIRAAGGVARMADPTIVEEVMKVVSIPVMAKARIGHYVEAKVLESLGVDYIDESEVLTPADEVYHIDKQAFTVPFVCGAKDLGEALRRIGEGAAMIRTKGEPGTGNIVEAVRHMRFINSQIRKVQNLSKDELYAEAKNLGVSYELLLEVHENGKLPVVNFAAGGVATPADAALMMHLGADGVFVGSGIFKSDSPEKFARAIVEATTHFEDFALIAEVSKNLGTPMKGIEISKLAPSERMQDRGW
- the pdxT gene encoding pyridoxal 5'-phosphate synthase glutaminase subunit PdxT produces the protein MNIGVLALQGAVREHMRSLEAIGVTALAIKHPEQLQEVEGLIIPGGESTTIGKLMRKYGFMEAIGAFAAQGKPLFGTCAGLIVLAKRIAGQGGAEEPHLALMDITVRRNAFGRQRESFETDLDVIGVDEPVRAVFIRAPLITEAGPGVDVLCKVNEEIVVARQGHLLACSFHPELTDDVNLHRYFADMVKQSGIAAG
- the serS gene encoding serine--tRNA ligase, encoding MLDTKVLRNEFARVEQALEQRGKSKEMIVEFPELDARRREMLQETEQLKNRRNVVSQEVAKKKKAGESADDLIAEMREVGDRIKELDEEIRNIDAQIVEMTLAIPNVPHESVPVGLKEEENVEIRRWSEPTSFSFEPKAHWDAAQDLGILDFEAAAKVTGSRFVFYKKAGARLERALISFMLDVHTMQHGYEEILPPLIVNRDSLIGTGQLPKFEEDLFKLEGTDYFLIPTAEVPVTNLHRDEILNVEDLPRYYTAYSACFRSEAGAAGRDTRGLIRQHQFNKVEMVKLVKPEDSYEELESLTRHAENILQQLKLPYRVMALCTGDLGFSSAKTYDLEVWLPSSGTYREISSCSNFEDFQARRANIRFRRDAKSKPEFVHTLNGSGLAIGRTVAAILENYQQADGSVLIPDVLRPYMGGLERLTP
- a CDS encoding small acid-soluble spore protein P, with protein sequence MNKPKTVPVPAAEQPVRHHEAEGRKAIQEPLSGSKKVKTANHVSHNNPEG